From a region of the Sorex araneus isolate mSorAra2 chromosome 10, mSorAra2.pri, whole genome shotgun sequence genome:
- the LOC101552023 gene encoding taste receptor type 2 member 46-like — MALLHCIFSILITAEFVLGNFANGFIVLVNGIDWIKRQKISSVDQILTALAVSRIGLLWGLLLNWYASVLKLASCNSEVRLFTQIVWIVNNHFSVWLATSLSIFYLLKIANFSSFLFLYLKRRVNSVLRVVLLGSWLFLLSHFGIASIYKIIPKNRGNETCKTEVMEVEQLPNLVVFTLANFVPFTMSLVSLVLLISSLLKHLKKMNVNSKGSQDPSTKVHIRAMQTVTSFLFLFAGYILALTITVWISDNPQSKLAFMFCQMLGIQYPSKHSFVLIWGNKKLKQMFLSFLWHLRYQLRGKK; from the coding sequence atGGCTTTACTACATTGTATTTTTTCTATCTTAATCACAGCAGAATTTGTTCTGGGAAATTTCGCCAACGGTTTCATAGTGCTGGTGAATGGAATTGACTGGATCAAGAGACAAAAGATCTCCTCAGTGGATCAAATACTCACGGCTCTGGCGGTCTCCAGAATTGGTTTGCTGTGGGGACTATTATTAAATTGGTATGCAAGTGTGCTCAAGTTGGCTTCCTGTAATTCAGAAGTAAGACTTTTTACTCAAATTGTCTGGATAGTAAACAATCATTTTAGTGTCTGGCTTGCTACTAGTCTCAGCATATTTTATTTGCTCAAAATAGCCAATTTCTCGagctttctatttctttaccTCAAAAGGAGGGTTAACAGTGTGCTGAGAGTAGTTTTGCTAGGGAGTTGGCTCTTTTTGTTGTCACACTTTGGAATAGCGAGTATCTATAAGATTATTCCAAAAAATAGAGGAAATGAGACTTGTAAGACTGAAGTAATGGAAGTTGAGCAGCTTCCCAATTTGGTTGTCTTCACGCTGGCAAACTTTGTCCCCTTCACCATGTCGCTGGTGTCCCTAGTGCTGCTGATCTCTTCCCTGTTGAAGCACCTCAAGAAGATGAACGTGAATAGCAAAGGATCCCAAGATCCAAGCACCAAGGTCCACATCAGAGCCATGCAGACCGTGacctcctttctcttcttgtttGCTGGTTATATACTAGCTCTAACCATCACGGTTTGGATTTCGGACAACCCCCAGAGCAAGCTAGCCTTTATGTTTTGCCAAATGCTTGGAATCCAGTATCCTTCAAAGCACTCGTTTGTGCTTATATGGGGGAACAAGAAGCTGAAACAGATGTTTCTGTCATTCCTGTGGCATCTAAGGTACCAACTGAGAGGAAAGAAGTAA
- the LOC101552553 gene encoding taste receptor type 2 member 14-like, whose product MLSALENIIATLLHVEIILGILGNGFITLVNCIDWFKKRKLSWTDGILTALAIARLFLILTMMVRFMMDFYVVLHLSSQKIILITIAVTIGNHFSVWLAAGLSIFYFFKIVNFSNPVFIYLKHRVEMVVLVTMLAALVFLPFILAMTSRYLSIRIQSDGKNMTLSSKWNDNEKFVKLILFIVEAFVPFFISLKFLLLLVFFLWKHLMNVKTSTTKFRNSSLKIHVTALKIMTSFFFLFATYFLTCLVTTFYHEELKNKLVLMLVLTIANACPSVHSWILILGSHKLRKASLCLM is encoded by the coding sequence ATGTTAAGTGCCTTGGAGAATATCATTGCTACTTTACTCCATGTAGAAATCATACTTGGTATTTTGGGGAATGGATTTATAACACTGGTGAACTGCATTGATTGGTTTAAGAAGCGAAAGCTCTCCTGGACTGATGGAATCCTCACTGCTTTGGCGATTGCCagactttttcttattttgacaATGATGGTTCGGTTTATGATGGATTTTTATGTAGTTTTGCATCTTAGCAGCCAAAAAATTATATTGATTACCATTGCAGTGACCATTGGCAATCATTTTAGTGTCTGGCTTGCTGCAGGCCTCAGTATCTTTTACTTTTTCAAGATAGTCAATTTTTCAAATCCTGTTTTTATTTACCTAAAGCACAGAGTTGAAATGGTGGTTTTGGTAACCATGCTGGCAGCATTAGTATTTTTGCCTTTTATTCTTGCCATGACCAGCAGATATCTTAGCATCCGGATACAGTCAGATGGAAAAAATATGACTTTAAGTTCCAAATGGAATGACAATGAAAAATTTGTAAAGCTGATTTTATTCATCGTTGAAGCCTTTGTACCATTTTTCATATCCCTGAAGTTTTTACTTCTATTAGTCTTCTTCCTCTGGAAACATCTCATGAATGTGAAGACCAGCACAACAAAATTCAGAAATTCCAGCTTGAAGATTCACGTAACAGCCCTGAAAATCATGACgtctttcttcttcctgtttGCTACTTATTTCCTGACTTGTCTTGTAACAACTTTCTATCATGAGGAGTTGAAGAACAAATTGGTTCTGATGTTGGTTCTGACAATTGCAAATGCTTGTCCTTCAGTTCACTCGTGGATCCTGATTCTGGGGAGCCATAAGCTAAGAAAGGCTTCTCTTTGCCTGATGTGA
- the LOC101552289 gene encoding taste receptor type 2 member 46-like, translating to MALLLWILSILGTATFILGNFANGFIVLVNCIDWKKRRKFSLVDQILTALAVSRIGLLWVILINWQAIVLNSDLFNLKVRMFAHLAWILINHFSNWLTTSLGVFYLLKIANFSSLLFLYLKWRIRQVLLGIILGSLPFLMFHFAVVSIYDTVQINFERNTTLSTKLVQVVNISNMTAETLANLIPFALSLTSLVLSVFSLWKHLKKQQLNDKGSQDPSIKVHIRAIQTVISFLLLFVIFFLCLVISVWSSVRVEKKAIAVFCMALGTLYPSGHSFILIWGNKKLKQTFVALWHSFN from the coding sequence ATGGCTTTACTACTCTGGATTCTTTCCATCCTAGGAACTGCAACATTTATCCTAGGGAATTTTGCAAATGGCTTCATAGTGCTGGTGAACTGTATAGACTGGAAAAAGAGACGGAAGTTCTCCTTAGTGGATCAGATACTCACTGCCCTGGCAGTCTCCAGAATTGGTTTACTTTGGGTAATATTAATAAATTGGCAGGCAATTGTGCTCAATTCAGATCTATTTAATTTGAAGGTAAGAATGTTTGCTCATCTTGCCTGGATATTAATCAATCATTTCAGCAACTGGCTGACTACAAGTCTCGGTGTATTTTACCTACTAAAGATAGCCAATTTCTCTAGCCTTCTATTTCTGTACCTAAAATGGAGAATCAGACAGGTACTTCTTGGAATAATATTAGGAAGCTTGCCCTTTCTGATGTTCCACTTTGCCGTGGTGAGCATATATGACACTGTGcagataaattttgaaagaaacacGACTTTGAGTACCAAATTGGTACAGGTTGTAAACATTTCAAATATGACTGCTGAGACCCTAGCCAATTTAATTCCCTTTGCTCTGTCCCTCACATCTCTTGTCCTGTCAGTCTTCTCCCTGTGGAAACATCTCAAGAAGCAGCAGCTCAATGATAAAGGATCCCAGGATCCCAGCATCAAGGTCCACATTAGAGCCATACAAACTGTGATCTCCTTCCTTCTGCTGTTTGTCATTTTCTTCCTGTGTTTGGTCATCTCAGTCTGGAGTTCTGTGAGGGTAGAGAAGAAAGCTATTGCTGTGTTCTGCATGGCTCTGGGAACCTTGTATCCTTCAGGCCACTCATTTATCCTGATTTGGGGAAACAAGAAGCTGAAACAGACCTTTGTGGCACTGTGGCACAGTTTCAACTGA